The proteins below come from a single Cricetulus griseus strain 17A/GY chromosome 6, alternate assembly CriGri-PICRH-1.0, whole genome shotgun sequence genomic window:
- the Pygb gene encoding glycogen phosphorylase, brain form isoform X2, protein MAKALTDSERQKQISVRGLAGLGDVAEVRKSFNRHLHFTLVKDRNVATPRDYFFALAYTVRDHLVGRWIRTQQHYYERDPKRIYYLSLEFYMGRTLQNTMVNLGLQTACDEATYQLGLDLEELEEIEEDAGLGNGGLGRLAACFLDSMATLGLAAYGYGIRYEFGIFNQKIVNGWQVEEADDWLRYGNPWEKARPEYMLPVHFYGRVEHTPDGVLWLDTQVVLAMPYDTPVPGYKNNTVNTMRLWSAKAPNDFKLKDFNVGDYIEAVLDRNLAENISRVLYPNDNFFEGKELRLKQEYFVVAATLQDIIRRFKSSRFGCRDPVRTCFDTFPDKVAIQLNDTHPALSIPELMRILVDVEKVDWDKAWEITKKTCAYTNHTVLPEALERWPVSMFEKLLPRHLEIIYTINQRHLDHVAALFPGDVDRLRRMSVIEEGDCKRINMAHLCVIGSHAVNGVARIHSEIVKQSVFKDFYELEPEKFQNKTNGITPRRWLLLCNPGLADIIVERIGEGFLTDLSELKKLLSLVDDEAFIRDIAKIKQENKLKFSALLEKDYKVKINPASMFDVHVKRIHEYKRQLLNCLHIITLYNRIKKDPAKAFVPRTVMIGGKAAPGYHMAKMIIKLVTSIGDVVNHDPVVGDRLKVIFLENYRVSLAEKVIPAADLSQQISTAGTEASGTGNMKFMLNGALTIGTMDGANVEMAEEAGEENLFIFGMRVEDVEALDQKGYNAREFYERLPELRQAVDQISSGFFSPKDPDCFKDVVNMLMYHDRFKVFADYEAYIQCQAQVDQLYRNSKEWTKKVIKNIACSGKFSSDRTITEYAREIWGVEPSDLQIPPPNLPKD, encoded by the exons CGAATTTATTACCTTTCCTTGGAATTCTACATGGGCCGCACGCTGCAGAACACCATGGTGAACCTGGGCCTTCAGACTGCATGTGATGAAGCCACTTATCAG TTGGGGTTGGACTTGGAAGAGctggaggaaatagaggaggatGCTGGCCTTGGGAATGGCGGCCTGGGACGGCTGGCAG CCTGCTTCCTTGATTCGATGGCCACCCTGGGTCTAGCTGCATATGGCTACGGAATCCGCTATGAATTTGGGATTTTCAACCAGAAGATTGTCAATGGCTGGCAG GTTGAAGAAGCTGATGACTGGCTGCGCTACGGGAACCCGTGGGAGAAAGCTCGACCTGAGTACATGCTGCCTGTACACTTCTACGGGAGAGTGGAACACACCCCTGATGGTGTCCTATGGCTGGACACACAG GTGGTGCTCGCCATGCCCTACGACACCCCAGTGCCTGGATATAAGAACAACACCGTCAACACCATGAGGCTGTGGTCTGCCAAGGCACCCAATGATTTCAAGCTGAAGGATT TCAACGTTGGGGACTACATCGAAGCTGTCCTGGACAGGAACTTGGCTGAGAACATCTCCAGGGTCCTGTATCCCAATGACAAT TTCTTCGAGGGGAAGGAGCTTCGGCTGAAGCAGGAGTATTTTGTGGTGGCCGCCACCCTTCAGGACATCATTCGAAGGTTCAAGTCCTCCAGGTTCGGCTGCCGGGACCCAGTAAGAACCTGTTTTGACACGTTCCCAGACAAG GTAGCCATTCAGCTGAACGATACCCACCCGGCGCTCTCCATTCCTGAGCTCATGCGGATCCTGGTGGATGTGGAGAAGGTAGACTGGGATAAG GCCTGGGAGATCACCAAGAAGACCTGTGCATACACCAACCACACGGTGCTGCCTGAGGCCTTGGAGCGCTGGCCAGTGTCCATGTTTGAGAAGCTGCTGCCACGCCACCTGGAGATCATCTACACCATCAACCAGAGGCACTTGGAT CACGTGGCTGCCCTGTTTCCTGGGGATGTGGACCGCTTGAGGAGGATGTCTGTGATTGAAGAAGGGGACTGCAAGAGAATCAACATGGCACATCTGTGTGTGATTGGGTCCCATGCAGTGAACGGCGTGGCAAGGATTCACTCCGAGATTGTGAAGCAGTCTGT TTTTAAGGACTTTTATGAGTTAGAGCCAGAGAAGTTCCAGAATAAGACCAATGGGATCACACCCCGACGGTGGCTGCTGCTGTGCAACCCGGGGCTGGCAGACATCATTGTGGAG AGAATCGGGGAAGGTTTCCTGACTGATCTGAGCGAACTGAAGAAGCTGCTGTCACTGGTCGACGATGAGGCCTTCATCAGAGACATAGCCAAGATCAAGCAG GAAAACAAGCTCAAGTTTTCGGCCCTGCTAGAGAAGGACTACAAGGTGAAGATCAACCCTGCTTCCATGTTTGATGTTCATGTGAAGAGGATCCATGAGTACAAGCGACAGCTGCTCAACTGCCTGCATATCATCACCCTGTACAACC GAATAAAGAAGGATCCAGCCAAGGCCTTTGTTCCCAGGACTGTTATGATCGGGGGCAAG GCAGCTCCAGGTtaccacatggccaagatgatCATCAAGCTGGTCACATCCATTGGAGATGTTGTCAATCATGATCCAGTTGTGGGTGACAGGCTCAAAGTGATCTTCCTGGAGAACTACCGGGTGTCCTTAGCTGAAAAAG TGATTCCAGCCGCTGACCTGTCACAGCAGATCTCCACTGCGGGCACTGAAGCCTCAGGCACTGGCAACATGAAGTTCATGCTCAATGGGGCTCTTACCATTGGCACCATGGACGGTGCCAATGTGGAGATGGCTGAGGAGGCCGGGGAGGAGAACCTCTTCATCTTTGGTATGCGGGTGGAGGACGTTGAGGCCCTGGACCAGAAAGG GTACAATGCCAGAGAATTTTATGAGCGCCTGCCTGAGCTGAGACAGGCTGTGGATCAGATCAGCAGCGGCTTCTTTTCTCCCAAAGATCCAGACTGCTTCAAGGATGTGGTCAACATGCTGATGTACCATGACAG GTTTAAGGTGTTTGCAGACTATGAAGCCTACATACAGTGCCAGGCCCAGGTGGACCAACTATACCGG AATTCCAAGGAGTGGACCAAGAAGGTGATCAAGAATATTGCCTGCTCTGGCAAGTTCTCCAGTGACCGCACCATCACTGAGTATGCACGGGAGATCTGGGGCGTAGAGCCCTCCGACCTACAGATCCCGCCCCCCAACCTCCCCAAGGACTAA